ACAAACTAGAAGAATAAAACTTTATATGGTCATctttaaaacttataaaataaaattctcatctagACAGATGCTAAAATGCAAACCATGAAGTGTTTATGAGATAGTTGCTACACATGCAACTTAAAAAACTATAGACTACaaactaaaagaataaaactacatATGACCATCCCTAAAATGCAAACTACAAACCATTTATCAAATAGTTGCTACATATGCaagttaaagaaatattaaggaaatattaacGACAAAAGGGTCTTCAACGAAAGAAATCATCACTGCAAcccaaaataagatgaaaacgatagttgttaaaaaaacaactactaaaaaatatataaaaagaaaataaggaaatattaacatttttaaacaaGTAGAACAGATCTACAGATTTGTAGGGATCTGGAAAAGAAAGCTCTTCAACGAAAAAAAGCACCACTGCAAcccaaaacacaaataaaacaaaatagccaaaaaaaaaaaaaaaatccaaggaatacattattatatctattgagaaaaaaaatacctacCAAACAAAAAAACGATCGTAGCAAGAGATTCGAAGAACAGATCTAGAGATCTttatgcatttaaaaaaaaatagacttgcaaccaaaataaaaataagaagatagAATCTGAAATTTGCGTCGGTTGAGAAAAAACTATTTATACTAAATAAAGCAATGACCAcagaaaaagagacaaaacaGACCAAGAAGAACAAACCAGCACACATCAAGCGaaagaacaaaattattaaaaaaaaaaaacaagaatttgAAAGATGGAGCTTCAAATTAGTAGAGTTTTGAAATAGAAACTTGGGAAAAATCAGAAATTAAAAAGGAAGACAGAGGTGGCAATTTTTAGATATCTAGAGATCTGTATAAGCATTCGTAACAACAAATGCTTTTGCACAAAATATTCGCCACAACAACCCATGGcacaaaaaaaaacaagaaaatagaaaaaactcgaaatgtgagaaaaaaaatctcagatcTGTGCGTTcacaaaaacaatatttatgcaaaataaacaaaccaccacaaagaaagaaaaaaaagatcaaaacaaCGCACATTaaacaaaagaaccaaaaaaaaaaaaaaattcctttgatCTGAAAGATGGAGCTTCAGATTCTTAGGATTTCGAAAAACAAAGGTGGTGATTTTTGTTTCTCTGTTGAGAGAGATGTAGTGATTGGCAAGAACAAGAGAGAGGagctgtgagagagagattagacGGAAAGGGAAGAGGCGAGAGAAAGGAGAATAcaaagatgagaaaaagaaagaaacagagagagagagacgcaaGAACAAGAGAGACGagctgtgagagagagattagacGGAAAGGGAAGAGgtgagagaaggagaagaagaaatgtgagaaaaagaaagaaagggagagagttAGATGGGAAGAACACTCTGGAATGGACGAAATGGAGGCAGACTTGGATAAGGATGTATTTATAGTGGTGGATGTAGAATTAGGGTTTCCTCTTAATGAAAACAATACCATTTTTGAATTGGGATGGGGTGAGTTGGGCGGCTTTGTGCTCATAACGGTTCCGTTTTGTATAATAGTTTGCTGCTTTTATAATACTTTCGAACGGTGCCGTTTTCACTGCCTCTATGGGTTTAacaataatagttttattaatataattataaatcttcataaagtaaaaatatatattttattaatataaatctaatattttctaatgtattttttttacagatttgCTGCTTTTGTTCTTACTTAACTGTTCCTTGTTCCGGTTGTTGTCAATTTCCTCTATTTCAACTGTTCTTTTACTCCTTGTCTACTTTCTGGTATATTCTCTTCTACGTCatttaagaaaatgttattcattttttttaatttatataaatgcaCCTGTAGTCAAAATAAATTGTTCACATTGTATTCTTGTTGtatgaatatttctttttctcatcatattaatttcttttaatatatttgttttattttaagatatacTATCTCATTTGGTTCATTTAATATAAactgtataaaattatttgtgtataattaaattagttagCACTTAGCAATGTACTTTTGTTTGTCCTCTACTTTACTTTCTAGtactcttgttttttttatggcttttatttaaagtatgttttttatatttattatttaatatttattttgtttattcatTTGCCATATTTGTatgtctaatatattattgtttaattCTTAGATTTGTCTGTTAAATCCATGCAACGTCAGTTATTTGCCATAACAAATGACAACTGATGAAACgatatggagattggaggttggttggGATGAAATAGAGATGAAGGATATTAATTTCTGAATTGTGTTGTAACTTTAGAATAGTGCATGTTGTTAAATTTAGAATGTTGATTGTTTGTTacagttagtttttttttttttggaacaattttgatttttcttgtgtttttgtaAATCTGTAGATCTGTTATTTTACTCATTACATTTGTTATTATCTCAAAACATctaagatttcaaatttaagaCCATAGCATAtatgtcacaaaaaaataaatcttctcATCTCacatagaaataatattaacatttcaGATTTCAAGCATATCAAAATTCGAATTTAAATATGTCACAAAAGGTTTAAGACAATAGACATATGTGTCCCAAACAAATAACTCTCCACAtctcaaaaagaaattatattaacatCCCAGACTTCAAACATCTAAGGTTTCGGTTTAAGACAAtagacatataatatatcaaaaacaaataaatctccacatctcacgaaaaaataatattaacatctCATAATTCAACTTAGGATTCAGATTGGTTACTTGATAACcataacattaaaattttaactataaattgacagatttatgtctatatttttagaatttttttattttttacaatacatattatacaCATGATTTGTATAATGTTTACAACTATAATACAATAACTTACAAGAACTAAGTCACAACTTTGAGATGTATATGACCGACTTTTATAATCGTCAAGCATCCCAACCTAGGTATCAAAACAATTGAATGGGTTTTGCTCCTGATTTTCGCCATGCCTATTCATACCAAAGTTCAACAAGTTGACTAAATGAATAGCTATATAGGCATATCATACACTTCAAAATGCACTTTACATCTAAAATGTATATGGCTATTCATTCAACCAACATATCAAACTCTGGTGTGAATAGGCACGGCAAAGACTAGGAACAAAACCCATTCAGCTACTTTGATAGCTAACAActgaatatgaaaaaaataagaatgttTTTTGTTACAGTTGCAAAAAAATAGAGACTTCACTATGAAGGTAaacattttttctcatatttggagttcaaaatttttacattataattagaatatattaattgttaatattaataaataatacgTTATTTACTGTTATTAGATATCAAGTTTATTTAGAAACGTATGATGATAGCACATCAACTCCAATAGTTGCTTTTGGATATGCATTCATGGATATTCTGTAGATagtatattcaatattttttatgaccaatgagaaaatcttaaaatatagataaaactattacatttcataattatatatattaatctatttttttattattacatatttttacagaaaattcttatttttaaaaatattttttatatttatgcaattgggcacacgtgcaatgcacgtgtttgccctttactagtatatatatatatatatatatgaaaaattctaaacataaacCTCATACTCTGCACACCTACttaaaaacatatcattttatttttttatttacgtgATAAAAATGATTCTAGACATGTTTGTAAgaaaaataggataaaaaaaaataaaatgacatgctTTTAAATGAGTGTGCAAGATGTGAGGCTTATGGATAACACGACTCATATATATACCTCCTGATTATCCAACTCCTTTCGAATCTTAATAATTATATCACTTATAAAGTTATTATGTCGGTTTTTGCATGCGGCGACCAACGTGGCCGTGGACGAATCCAAGAGGGGTCTACAAGAAGCCCCAAGGATTTTGTAATTCTTCTAAAACGATATATGGTTAGGTTTCTTAAATTCAATTTGCGAGCTGTTGTGATATACATATCATTCACACtacatgatttgatttttaattctttcttttatttgcaAATCAAACTCTGGCATATAGTGGTGTACGTGGAAGTTATATCTTAAACTAATAGAATCAATAATGAATTAactcaagttttatttattttagatcttATTTAATTAGAATTATATCGGGCACctcttaaattatatttctagTCGATTataactcctatatatatatatatatatatataagtacaacttttgttcttattttttctatttttcatctGCAGTACTGTACGTTTTGTCTTGTCTTTTTTGCTTGTATATAGAGCTACGAGTTATAGAATTACTGGTTACAATATCATGATAAGGATTTATTTATTCACATTGCCCAAACTGAATTCTAAACTGTTGATACGTATATATAATAACTGTCGtctgataaaatgagattaatcGAGTCTTTCTGCAGTGGTGGGAGAGTCGGAGAATTAGTTGAATCCGACAAAATTAGTTGAGGTCGAGATTAAAGCATGCAGCTAGAGGGAGTGAATTAAGAAAGTGCATTCACGTGCAAATTATCATGTCCTTAGCTAGCTAAGTTGCTTAAGATATTGTTGAAAAGATCAAGAAGAcatcgaagaagaagaaatgcaaATGTTGAGCAATGGTGATTGCATTTTTGTGCaattatttagtagttttagcTTATAGATATTCATGATACTttgatcttataattataaGGCCTTAAATAATTTTAACGACAGGATCAGATCTTGTGATAGAATgcaataaatttaatgaaaatttatttataagccTTATTTTTTACACACCCATGAACACACCGTAGATGTGGAATCTTTCTACATCAACTATGCTAAAAAAAGattgatgatttaatttttttaaaggttataatatTGAGAAATTGTATTTACAGTCTTAAGTATAAGATTGCGTGTGCAGTCTCATTGATGAATAgaggtaaaaggaaaaaaaaacatcattttaaaaataatattactgtaattttaattttttttaaatataactgcATGAATTTATATGAATTGTCTTCAAATGGAGACTGTATGTTGACTAACTCTATAATATTAGGTCTCACTGTAAGTGATTCTGTTAACGTATATATAACCAGCTTATGTGTAACAAAACTCATAAACTTAAGAGTATTAAGTAGTAATTTCCTTCTACATGTATAATCAACTTCCTTCAATTTCTATCCCTCTTTAACGTAGCATATATAAAGTACTTCTGCTTTATATATTCCAGACGTGATGATCAAACGCACGTATATATTTTAAGCAAATGGAATTTGGGAGGAGAATCAATGAAACGCATTCCAACTTTTTAGAGAGAGAATTCCTTTTTCTCTACACAAACTTTATACCTTATCTCCATGTGATGAGCTTCTTAGGCTTGGAATCGAATTTTTTTCAAGTTGCTTGAAAGTGACTGTCGAAAGGAATAGGCAAATTAGTGTTTCATGATTGTCCACTTCTTTAAGATTAGAACGAGAAAGAGAATAATTCTAATTAAGTTCTAGCTTAAACTTAATTGATCTTTTTTGAAAGATGAAACCACGAATGTGAAGCCTACATATACATGTTTATACGCGCAAATAGCAACAGTACTGCAACTTGCAGCACCATTAAAGAATGTCGAACTTGAGCTTTCTCAATTTCCAGTATGGAATTTCAATCAAGCCCTCAGCAAAGCAAGCCCAGTCGAGCATCTCCAAGGAGAGACAATGCTCAAACACGTCGACGTGTTTACAGCTAAATGTGGAGGAGATGAGACGGGTGTTCGATAAATTTGACTCCAACAAAGATGGGAAACTCTCGAAGGAGGAATTCAAGTTAGCACAAAGGGTACTACTGGATGGAGGAACTGTTCCTGAAACTGAGATGGCTAAGGAATTTCAGATGATCGATTCTGATGGAGATGGGTTCATTGATTTCAAGGAGTTCACGGAGA
Above is a genomic segment from Juglans microcarpa x Juglans regia isolate MS1-56 chromosome 1D, Jm3101_v1.0, whole genome shotgun sequence containing:
- the LOC121249910 gene encoding calmodulin-like protein 30, which encodes MSNLSFLNFQYGISIKPSAKQAQSSISKERQCSNTSTCLQLNVEEMRRVFDKFDSNKDGKLSKEEFKLAQRVLLDGGTVPETEMAKEFQMIDSDGDGFIDFKEFTEIFMNIGGGVNASDIQSAFRVYDLDGDGRISAEELLQILKKLGEVCSLQACRKMVKAVDTDGDGFVDINEFMSMMAGVKKRP